One genomic window of Deltaproteobacteria bacterium HGW-Deltaproteobacteria-6 includes the following:
- a CDS encoding transcriptional repressor yields MKSEKEIFDNYLIMKNLRETPQRGMILDTFLKHEEHITAEQLYDIVKKRDPSFGQATVYRVLRLIVEAGLAREVDFGDGVMRYEHCYNHPHHDHLVCRGCGKTVEVIDSVIEELQKRVAESEGFELTDHEMYLYGNCGNCRKKQRE; encoded by the coding sequence TGAGAAAGAAATTTTTGACAATTATCTGATCATGAAGAATCTGCGGGAGACGCCGCAGCGCGGGATGATTCTGGATACTTTTCTGAAGCATGAAGAACACATTACCGCCGAACAGCTCTACGATATCGTCAAAAAGCGCGATCCTTCCTTTGGACAGGCCACGGTTTACCGGGTCCTGCGTCTGATTGTTGAAGCGGGGCTGGCCCGTGAGGTAGATTTCGGCGACGGCGTGATGCGCTATGAGCATTGCTACAATCATCCGCATCACGATCACCTCGTCTGCCGGGGCTGCGGCAAAACAGTCGAAGTGATAGATTCGGTCATTGAAGAGTTGCAGAAGCGGGTAGCGGAAAGCGAAGGCTTTGAGCTGACGGATCATGAAATGTACCTTTACGGAAATTGCGGTAATTGCCGGAAGAAGCAGCGGGAATAA